The following coding sequences are from one Paenibacillus sp. FSL R5-0912 window:
- a CDS encoding glycoside hydrolase family 88/105 protein produces the protein MSITETTTSGLSRRIADTFISQCNEHGEHEYVMERWAYVPGMLLMAVARAGVQHGESEYLSFMQRHMDSFIGEDGSIRTYSLEEYNLDQINQGKNLFYLYRQTGEARYAEAAHLLAAQLIGQPRTSEGGFWHKKVYPFQMWLDGLYMASPFLAEYGAVFQRPELIDEAARQLLLIERRTRDPRTGLLYHGWDESKEQEWADSSTGLSSHFWSRAMGWYAMAAVDCLEHFPVTHPQRGTIIGIFQRMCGALLEVQDQETGLWYQVLDQAGRKGNYLEATGSCMFVYAMAKALRLRYLEPSFKEAMLKGYGGILTHLVTEDEQGVHLHQICHGAGLSKDRNGSYDYYISEAIVSDAPMGVAPLLLASLEVEKYLDGQ, from the coding sequence ATGTCTATCACAGAAACAACAACGTCAGGTTTGTCCCGCAGAATCGCGGATACCTTCATCAGTCAATGCAATGAACACGGGGAACATGAGTATGTCATGGAGCGCTGGGCCTATGTGCCCGGTATGCTGCTGATGGCAGTAGCCCGCGCCGGTGTGCAGCATGGGGAGTCCGAATATCTCTCCTTCATGCAGCGGCATATGGATAGCTTCATCGGGGAGGACGGCTCGATCCGCACCTATTCGCTGGAGGAATATAACCTGGATCAGATCAACCAGGGCAAGAATCTCTTCTACCTGTACCGGCAGACCGGGGAAGCGCGTTACGCTGAAGCGGCTCATCTGCTGGCGGCACAGCTTATTGGGCAACCCCGAACTTCAGAAGGGGGATTCTGGCATAAGAAGGTGTATCCTTTCCAGATGTGGCTGGACGGATTATATATGGCTTCGCCGTTTCTTGCCGAATACGGTGCCGTATTTCAACGTCCCGAGCTGATAGATGAAGCTGCCCGTCAGCTGCTATTGATTGAGCGCCGGACCCGTGACCCGCGGACCGGCCTGCTCTATCACGGCTGGGATGAATCCAAAGAGCAGGAATGGGCGGACTCGTCCACCGGCCTCTCTTCCCACTTCTGGAGCCGGGCGATGGGCTGGTACGCCATGGCCGCCGTGGACTGCCTGGAGCATTTCCCGGTCACCCATCCGCAGCGGGGAACGATCATCGGTATTTTCCAGCGGATGTGCGGTGCACTGCTTGAGGTGCAGGACCAGGAGACCGGCCTGTGGTATCAGGTGCTTGATCAGGCAGGGCGTAAAGGCAATTACCTCGAAGCCACCGGCTCCTGCATGTTCGTCTATGCGATGGCCAAAGCCCTGCGGCTGCGTTATCTGGAGCCTTCGTTCAAGGAAGCGATGCTGAAAGGCTACGGGGGAATCCTCACGCATCTGGTTACCGAAGATGAACAGGGCGTTCATCTGCATCAGATCTGCCACGGGGCAGGACTCAGCAAGGACCGGAACGGTTCCTATGATTACTACATTTCTGAGGCGATAGTCTCTGATGCGCCAATGGGTGTTGCGCCATTATTGCTGGCTTCCCTTGAGGTGGAGAAGTACCTTGACGGGCAATAG
- a CDS encoding glycoside hydrolase family 28 protein — MNSLQDSNHYPVPELPRIPERTFRITDYGAAEGELLCTSAIQNTLDACAAAGGGTVIIPPGIWRTGPLTLHSRINLHAERGALVCFEPDFALNPLLFSHYEGNAGWRCQAPLDGEALSDVAITGEGIFDGSGEAWRPVKRFKMTELQWQSLIASGGVLDEPNEMWWPSREALEGEAYYRRLLEEGQTEMEAYLPARAYLRPALLSLRNCRRVLLEGATFQNSPAWCLHPMGCEQVTVRHIQVRNPWYSQNGDGLDLESCTHALVEHCRFDVGDDAICLKSGKDEEGRRAGMPCQYITIRHCTVYHGHGGVVIGSEMSGGVHAVRVSDCLFIGTDIGLRFKSARGRGGVVQDIRMENIRMTGIIHEAVSFHMFYAGVEGSEGYDEQSFPVTEETPQFRNITLRNITCHGAATALLVNGLPEMPLAELTVENFSAISKRGMVLRYASNLKLDRIRLGTEEAQPVKMHKCSHVELIRSGELVITESSG; from the coding sequence ATGAACAGCCTACAGGATTCCAATCATTATCCTGTACCTGAACTGCCGCGAATTCCGGAGCGGACGTTCAGGATTACAGATTATGGCGCAGCAGAAGGAGAGCTGCTGTGCACTTCTGCCATACAGAATACGCTTGATGCCTGCGCAGCTGCAGGAGGCGGAACGGTCATCATCCCGCCGGGAATATGGCGTACGGGACCGCTGACGCTGCACAGCCGGATTAATCTGCATGCCGAGCGCGGGGCACTCGTATGTTTCGAGCCGGACTTCGCGCTGAATCCGCTGCTCTTCTCCCATTATGAGGGGAATGCTGGCTGGCGCTGTCAGGCTCCGCTGGATGGGGAAGCTCTCAGTGATGTAGCCATTACCGGCGAAGGGATATTCGATGGAAGCGGCGAGGCCTGGCGCCCGGTGAAACGCTTCAAGATGACGGAACTCCAGTGGCAGAGCCTGATTGCCTCCGGGGGAGTGCTGGATGAGCCGAATGAGATGTGGTGGCCTTCCCGGGAAGCATTGGAGGGAGAAGCCTACTACCGGCGGCTTCTGGAGGAAGGGCAGACTGAAATGGAAGCTTATCTGCCTGCCCGGGCCTATCTGCGTCCTGCACTGCTAAGCCTGCGGAACTGCCGGCGGGTGCTGCTGGAAGGAGCCACCTTCCAGAATTCACCTGCCTGGTGCCTTCATCCTATGGGCTGTGAGCAGGTTACCGTCAGGCACATCCAGGTGCGTAATCCATGGTACTCACAGAATGGGGACGGGCTGGATCTGGAGTCCTGCACACATGCCCTTGTGGAGCATTGCCGGTTCGATGTAGGAGATGATGCCATCTGCCTGAAGTCGGGCAAAGATGAGGAAGGCCGCAGAGCCGGGATGCCCTGCCAGTATATTACCATCCGGCATTGTACGGTATATCACGGACATGGCGGAGTGGTGATCGGCAGTGAAATGTCGGGCGGAGTGCATGCGGTCAGAGTCAGCGATTGCCTGTTCATCGGCACGGACATCGGGCTGCGCTTTAAAAGCGCCCGGGGAAGAGGCGGCGTAGTACAGGATATCCGGATGGAGAATATCCGGATGACAGGCATTATCCATGAGGCGGTTTCTTTCCATATGTTCTATGCGGGAGTTGAGGGCTCTGAAGGCTACGATGAGCAGTCCTTCCCCGTTACGGAGGAGACTCCGCAGTTCCGGAATATCACACTCCGGAATATCACCTGCCATGGTGCGGCAACTGCGCTGCTGGTGAACGGATTGCCGGAGATGCCGCTTGCTGAGCTGACGGTGGAGAATTTCAGCGCCATAAGCAAGCGGGGAATGGTTCTGCGGTACGCCAGCAATCTGAAGCTGGACCGGATCCGGCTAGGGACAGAGGAAGCACAGCCCGTGAAGATGCATAAATGCAGCCATGTAGAGCTCATCCGGTCCGGAGAACTCGTGATCACGGAGAGCTCAGGCTAA
- a CDS encoding uridine kinase family protein, which produces MNQELHRIAGWINGQAERVIVGISGHGASGKTTFAHHLISLVGQENVNVLNTDPYIIGSDLRRYARIDYEYNNEPYRDKMTACHPAAHNVAALERDIRMLRDGLDLYTIGTHYSKSTLLSSDNKINIVEGMSVAFTDPSLYDLKVYLYTDGETELRRRGFRDVAERGADLQYLMKSHEQRRIQYELFMHPYHEKFDIVIRNQD; this is translated from the coding sequence ATGAATCAGGAATTGCATAGAATAGCCGGGTGGATTAACGGTCAGGCAGAGAGAGTGATCGTGGGGATTTCGGGTCACGGGGCATCGGGAAAGACGACGTTTGCCCATCATCTGATCAGTCTTGTGGGGCAAGAGAATGTGAATGTTCTGAATACTGACCCTTACATTATCGGTTCTGATCTTAGGCGGTACGCAAGGATTGACTACGAATATAACAATGAACCATATCGTGATAAAATGACTGCCTGTCACCCTGCTGCCCATAACGTAGCTGCTTTGGAGAGAGACATCCGTATGCTGCGGGACGGCTTGGATCTGTATACCATCGGTACGCATTATAGCAAGAGTACGCTGTTATCTTCTGACAACAAGATTAATATTGTAGAAGGCATGAGCGTTGCTTTTACGGACCCAAGTCTGTATGATCTCAAAGTCTACTTATATACGGATGGGGAGACCGAGCTGAGGCGGAGGGGATTCCGTGATGTGGCTGAGCGGGGGGCGGATCTTCAGTATTTAATGAAATCCCACGAACAGCGCAGAATTCAGTATGAATTATTCATGCATCCGTATCATGAGAAGTTCGATATTGTGATCAGGAATCAAGATTAA
- a CDS encoding dienelactone hydrolase family protein translates to MESLEQYMKQLTASAAQDAAFREDIPHGEWRAKLTASFTGRLGGFPEERAALAPVLLERVACNGYIRERVEITTYEGLRMAMYLLIPGQPLSSPCPAVLAIHGHGYGSREITGLNPDGSQRQGDPGLHKDFAVSLVKQGFVVAAPEVLGFGDRRLAEDLESGEPGRNSCFRLSSALLMAGQTMAGYRIYESMRALDYLLTREEVNGERLGIMGISGGGLVAGFTAALDQRISCAVVSGYANTFADSILTRNHCLDNYIPGILLEAEMPDLLGLIAPRGLFLESGDTDPLFGPAGAKQALDRLEAIYNAAGHGGQVEADFFVGGHEIHGEPAYAWLRKQLAGE, encoded by the coding sequence ATGGAATCATTGGAACAATATATGAAGCAATTGACCGCTTCCGCAGCGCAGGACGCTGCCTTCCGTGAGGACATTCCACACGGGGAGTGGCGGGCAAAGCTTACTGCAAGCTTTACCGGACGGCTTGGCGGCTTTCCGGAGGAACGGGCAGCGCTTGCACCTGTGCTGCTTGAGCGGGTAGCCTGTAACGGATATATACGTGAGCGTGTGGAGATTACCACTTATGAAGGACTTAGAATGGCTATGTATCTTCTGATTCCGGGGCAGCCGTTATCTTCTCCCTGCCCGGCTGTTCTGGCTATTCATGGGCACGGCTACGGCAGCCGTGAGATTACCGGCCTCAATCCGGACGGCTCGCAGCGGCAGGGTGACCCGGGGCTGCATAAGGATTTTGCCGTCTCACTGGTGAAGCAGGGCTTCGTGGTCGCAGCGCCCGAGGTGCTCGGCTTCGGAGACAGACGGCTGGCAGAGGATCTGGAGAGCGGTGAGCCCGGGCGCAATTCCTGCTTCCGCCTATCCTCTGCACTATTGATGGCGGGGCAGACGATGGCAGGCTACCGGATCTATGAAAGTATGCGGGCGCTCGACTATCTGCTGACGCGGGAAGAGGTTAACGGTGAACGATTAGGCATTATGGGTATTTCCGGCGGCGGGCTGGTGGCTGGCTTCACGGCTGCACTGGATCAGCGGATCAGCTGTGCGGTCGTCAGCGGGTATGCCAATACGTTTGCGGACAGCATCCTTACCCGGAATCATTGTCTGGACAATTATATTCCGGGCATTCTGCTGGAAGCAGAAATGCCGGATTTGCTTGGTTTGATTGCCCCGCGCGGCCTGTTCCTGGAGTCGGGAGATACCGATCCTTTGTTTGGTCCGGCTGGCGCGAAGCAAGCCCTGGACCGGCTGGAGGCGATCTATAACGCAGCAGGGCATGGCGGACAGGTGGAGGCGGATTTTTTTGTTGGAGGGCATGAAATACACGGGGAGCCGGCATATGCCTGGCTGCGGAAGCAGCTTGCCGGTGAATGA
- a CDS encoding pectinesterase family protein, producing MLITVSKSPGEGYSSLQEALDSIPPQQKQAVTIRIKPGIYEEKITIVREAPPILLLGEDPHSTVITWNDNAHTLGADGEPLGTFRSGTLNVFAEGFTAENLTIRNASGPGTGQAVAAFVDAGQAVFRRVRLLGDQDTLYTGQGKQYYNDCYIEGDVDYIFGAATALFEGCHLHNKRSRGYITAASTPEEAAFGYVFLNCWITGGEDVSEVYLGRPWRPYAHVAFIRTVMDGSVTGEGWHNWGQPDREQTSRYEEYGSSGPGACPESRAAWSRQLTTEEAAEYRVLTVLDGWHPEGY from the coding sequence ATGTTAATTACAGTATCGAAGAGTCCCGGAGAAGGATATAGCAGTCTGCAGGAGGCGCTGGATTCCATTCCGCCGCAGCAGAAGCAGGCCGTAACCATCCGGATCAAGCCCGGCATTTATGAGGAAAAGATTACAATCGTCCGCGAAGCCCCGCCCATTCTGCTGCTGGGGGAGGACCCGCATTCCACCGTGATTACCTGGAATGATAATGCCCACACTCTGGGAGCGGACGGTGAACCGCTCGGTACCTTCCGCAGCGGCACCCTGAATGTGTTCGCGGAAGGCTTCACAGCCGAGAATCTGACCATCCGGAACGCTTCCGGTCCGGGAACCGGACAGGCGGTGGCAGCTTTCGTTGATGCCGGACAGGCGGTGTTCCGGCGCGTTCGTCTACTGGGTGACCAGGATACACTCTATACAGGGCAGGGCAAGCAATACTACAACGACTGCTATATTGAAGGCGATGTCGATTATATTTTTGGAGCCGCCACGGCGTTGTTTGAGGGCTGCCATCTGCATAATAAGCGGTCCAGAGGTTATATTACAGCCGCTTCAACACCGGAGGAAGCAGCATTCGGCTATGTGTTCCTGAATTGCTGGATTACCGGCGGCGAAGATGTCAGTGAGGTGTATCTCGGGCGTCCTTGGCGTCCTTATGCGCATGTAGCTTTCATCCGCACGGTCATGGACGGTTCAGTGACCGGCGAAGGCTGGCATAACTGGGGGCAGCCGGACAGGGAGCAGACCAGCCGTTATGAAGAATACGGCAGCAGCGGGCCAGGGGCCTGTCCTGAGAGCCGCGCTGCATGGTCGCGCCAGTTAACTACAGAGGAAGCTGCGGAGTACCGGGTTCTGACCGTTCTGGACGGCTGGCATCCTGAAGGCTATTAA
- a CDS encoding helix-turn-helix transcriptional regulator: MTSVTSPNPKYHIEEGRFSIQHMKRKGITAMPRPHSHELTELYYLTEGERVYFVDDRVVTVHKGELILIPGRELHATASSEMAEFERILINYDPDLLPLVLQGEALWFQNHRYRLFRLTLREQNEAETLLNRILEEARIQRPLYEASIVAIFTELMILLQRSESTTQAGGTKHPLHHLVTDVATYIRGHHREALTLEETAGHFFISPSYLSRVFHRLTGFHFREYIVHVRVREAQRLLAGTSVKIQEIASTVGFEHLSHFNKTFKRSTGLTPLQYRKASRSRASSKSD; the protein is encoded by the coding sequence ATGACCAGCGTGACTAGCCCTAATCCGAAATATCATATAGAAGAAGGACGGTTCAGCATTCAGCATATGAAGCGCAAAGGCATCACTGCGATGCCGCGCCCCCACAGCCATGAACTCACCGAGCTGTACTATCTGACAGAAGGTGAGCGCGTATACTTTGTGGATGACCGGGTCGTTACGGTTCACAAGGGCGAGCTGATTCTGATTCCCGGCCGGGAGCTGCATGCTACTGCAAGCTCCGAAATGGCCGAATTTGAACGGATTCTGATCAATTACGATCCTGATCTGCTGCCCCTTGTGCTGCAAGGTGAAGCCTTGTGGTTTCAGAACCACCGCTACCGTCTGTTCAGGCTGACCCTGCGCGAACAGAATGAGGCGGAGACACTGCTGAACCGTATTTTGGAGGAAGCACGTATCCAGCGGCCTTTGTATGAAGCCTCCATCGTGGCGATATTCACCGAGCTGATGATTCTGCTCCAGCGCTCGGAGAGTACGACACAGGCCGGCGGGACGAAGCACCCGCTGCATCATCTGGTAACCGATGTCGCCACTTACATCCGGGGCCATCACCGCGAAGCGCTTACGCTGGAAGAGACTGCCGGACACTTCTTCATCAGCCCGTCTTACCTGAGCCGCGTCTTTCACCGCCTGACCGGGTTTCATTTCCGTGAATACATTGTTCATGTCAGAGTCCGTGAGGCCCAGCGCCTGCTGGCCGGAACCTCCGTGAAGATTCAGGAGATCGCTTCCACAGTCGGCTTCGAGCATCTGTCCCACTTCAATAAAACTTTCAAAAGATCAACTGGGCTGACTCCGCTCCAATACCGCAAGGCATCCAGGTCGCGGGCGTCGTCCAAGTCTGATTGA